The DNA segment AGAATATCGAGCAGATTCTTCTATGACGAGTACGGATCGGAACTGTTCGAGAAGATAACGACACTGCCCGAATATTATCTCACGCGTATCGAAAAGCGGCTTCTCCAAAATGTTGCACAAAGCATCGCACCGACATGCAAAGAAATTGACATCGTTGAGCTCGGAAGCGGCGATTGCTCCAAAATATCCATCCTGCTGAACGCTTTTAATGCAAGGCATCGCAAAACGATACGATACGTTCCCGTAGACGTCAGTGAATCAGCCATTAAGAAATCCGCTGACATCCTCTCTCACCAATTTCCCGATCTGCAGATCGAAGGCATTGCTGCAGACTTTCTCACCCAACTGCACGTAATCCCACAAACAAAAAACCACCTGTTCTGTTTTTTCGGAAGCACTCTCGGCAATCTCACACCTGAACATGCGTTCCAGTTTTTCACCCAGCTAGGAAACGTCATGATGCCCGGCGACTCGTTACTGCTGGGCCTGGACAGGGTCAAACCGCAGCATATCCTCGAAAAGGCATACAATGACACTCAGCAGGTCACATCAGCCTTTAACAAGAACATACTCAACGTCGTAAACCAGATCATCGGCTCCGACTTCAACCCGCAGACATTTCAGCACGTCGCTTTCTATAACGAACAGCACAACCGTGTCGAAATGCATCTCAAAGCGAACGAACCGATGACAATAAATATGCCCTTTGCAAAGCGGAACCTGGTTCTGAGATCGAACGAAATGCTGCACACAGAAAACTCTTATAAGTTTGATGATCAGAGAATAGACGAACTTGTAAGCTCATCAGATTTGAAGATCACGAATTTCTATTCCGATAGGCAGGACTGGTTTTCAGTAATTTGGTTAACGAAACCTTAGTAAGACTGCGATAAAATGAACCAGGACTTCAATATCGAAAAAATACGTCAAGACTTCCCCATCCTCAGTCAGCAGGTTTACGGCAAACCGCTGGCCTATCTCGACAACGCGGCCACAACGCAAAAGCCCCGATCAGTACTCGACGCCATCACCGACTATTACACAACCACCAACAGCAACATACACCGCGGAACACATGCGTTAAGTGAAAAAGCCAGCGGCGCCTACGAGACTGCTCGCAAAACTGTCCGCCATTTCCTCAACGCGGATCAGCCGGAAGAGATCATATTCACCAGCGGAACAACAGCCTCTATCAACCTGGTCGCAGGATCGTTCACAGACAAATTTGTATCCCCAGGCGACGAGATAATCATCAGCCAGATGGAACATCATTCCAACCTCGTCCCCTGGCAAATACTCTGCAAAAAGACCGGCGCCATACTTAAGACCATACCCCTTCAGGACAGTTCCGCTTTGAGCCTGAATGCGATCGAAGAGCTGATATCCGACAAAACGAAATTGATCGCGGTCACCTATGTATCCAACGTGCTGGGCACCACAAATCCAATCAAGCGCATTGTCGACCTCGCACATTCTCACGGCAAACCGGTGCTCGTCGACGCGGCCCAGGCGGTCCAGCACATGCCCGTCGACGTACACGAGCTTGACTGCGATTTCCTCGCATTCTCGGGACACAAAATATATGCGGGCACAGGCATCGGAGTTCTGTACGCCAAATCTAAATGGCTGGAAAGCATCCCGCCCTGGAAAGGCGGCGGAGGCATGATCAATTCCGTCAGCATCCGCAAAACATTCTACGCCGATCCGCCTCTCAAATTCGAAGCAGGCACACCGAACATCGCAGGCGCAATAAGCCTCGCAGCCGCTATAGACTACATACAAAGCATCGGCATAGAAAAAATAGCGGCCCATGAAGCCGAAGTACTAAACTACATGCACGACAAACTGAGTTCCCTGCCGGGACTGACGATCTACGGCTCCAAAAGCAATCGGCACGGTGCGATATCGTTCAATCTTGAAGACGTTGACAACTATGACGCGGGACTGATACTCGATAAAATGGGAGTCGCCGTCAGAACCGGCACACATTGCGCCGAGCCGCTAATGCAGCATTACGGAATAACCGGAACCATACGCGCCAGCATCGGCATGTACAACACAAAAGAAGAAGTCGACCGCCTGTACGAAGGTCTCAAAAAAGTCCAGGCCATGCTCCAGCTCACTTGATCCATCAGGCAGCCATGACGATTAACGAAATACAGGATAAGATAATAGCCGAGATGTCACAGCTCGATGACTGGTTCGACGTTTACGAGTACCTGATCGAACTGGGCAAATCCCATCCTGCAATGGACGAATCGCTCAAAACTCAGGAAAACGCCCTGCCCGGCTGCCAGTCCAAGGTCTGG comes from the Anaerohalosphaera lusitana genome and includes:
- the egtD gene encoding L-histidine N(alpha)-methyltransferase, with amino-acid sequence MATQTITKRTGTKVSITNYLTETDSNELIELILSDLNRTPRRISSRFFYDEYGSELFEKITTLPEYYLTRIEKRLLQNVAQSIAPTCKEIDIVELGSGDCSKISILLNAFNARHRKTIRYVPVDVSESAIKKSADILSHQFPDLQIEGIAADFLTQLHVIPQTKNHLFCFFGSTLGNLTPEHAFQFFTQLGNVMMPGDSLLLGLDRVKPQHILEKAYNDTQQVTSAFNKNILNVVNQIIGSDFNPQTFQHVAFYNEQHNRVEMHLKANEPMTINMPFAKRNLVLRSNEMLHTENSYKFDDQRIDELVSSSDLKITNFYSDRQDWFSVIWLTKP
- a CDS encoding aminotransferase class V-fold PLP-dependent enzyme; this encodes MNQDFNIEKIRQDFPILSQQVYGKPLAYLDNAATTQKPRSVLDAITDYYTTTNSNIHRGTHALSEKASGAYETARKTVRHFLNADQPEEIIFTSGTTASINLVAGSFTDKFVSPGDEIIISQMEHHSNLVPWQILCKKTGAILKTIPLQDSSALSLNAIEELISDKTKLIAVTYVSNVLGTTNPIKRIVDLAHSHGKPVLVDAAQAVQHMPVDVHELDCDFLAFSGHKIYAGTGIGVLYAKSKWLESIPPWKGGGGMINSVSIRKTFYADPPLKFEAGTPNIAGAISLAAAIDYIQSIGIEKIAAHEAEVLNYMHDKLSSLPGLTIYGSKSNRHGAISFNLEDVDNYDAGLILDKMGVAVRTGTHCAEPLMQHYGITGTIRASIGMYNTKEEVDRLYEGLKKVQAMLQLT